The following proteins come from a genomic window of Thiothrix unzii:
- a CDS encoding DUF3131 domain-containing protein: MTEHNNKQQIWTRRPVRIGLAWLTGILLATGIIYAITQTAPTPHQTGSVWSLLSSSNSASRNDTFCALAQAPDNSCLGNPQGLCSKDLEMAKVAWKYFENNYNPKTGLYNAADKYQSTTMWDTGSALAATIAAHDFGLIDEKDFDERIQAMFKTLTTMELFNKEAPNKVYHAGTGAMVDYRNQPAPDGIGVSALDLARIISWLNTLGCMHPKYAYPAKKAVERWDLTRLIKDGQMFGLYRDPATKAMVVAQEGRLGYEQYAGKIFRELGYDQRVSATYNNEFRETINIYDVPVAYDRRDPRDLGAYNYVVTESYAMDAVENGIDAENQPLLANIYQVQKRRWEETGVITAVSEDNIDQKPYFLYNTIFTAGLPWNTTTDKGVRYDNLKTISVKAAMSMALLFPDDPYSKQLAYTVNTAYDPERGWYSGIYENGGGYNKAITANTNGIILSLLLHKKYGEFYPTCKRCQRGMKLDVAKTQTCDACAVK; encoded by the coding sequence ATGACTGAGCATAATAATAAACAACAAATCTGGACACGTCGCCCCGTGCGCATTGGTCTGGCATGGCTTACCGGGATATTGCTCGCGACAGGAATTATCTACGCAATTACCCAAACCGCCCCCACTCCCCATCAAACTGGCAGTGTGTGGAGTTTGCTGTCATCCAGTAACAGCGCGTCACGCAACGACACTTTTTGCGCACTGGCTCAAGCCCCCGACAACAGTTGCTTAGGCAACCCGCAAGGCTTATGCAGCAAAGACCTAGAAATGGCAAAAGTCGCTTGGAAATACTTTGAAAACAATTACAACCCCAAGACCGGCTTGTATAACGCGGCGGATAAATACCAATCCACCACGATGTGGGACACGGGTTCGGCACTGGCTGCCACCATAGCCGCGCACGATTTTGGTTTGATTGACGAAAAGGATTTCGACGAACGCATTCAAGCGATGTTCAAAACCCTCACCACAATGGAACTGTTCAACAAGGAAGCCCCCAACAAGGTGTATCACGCAGGCACGGGCGCAATGGTGGATTACCGCAATCAACCCGCGCCGGACGGGATCGGGGTTTCTGCCTTGGATCTGGCGCGAATCATTTCCTGGCTGAATACGCTGGGCTGTATGCATCCGAAATACGCCTACCCAGCTAAAAAAGCAGTGGAACGCTGGGATTTAACCCGCTTGATTAAAGACGGGCAAATGTTCGGGCTTTACCGTGACCCCGCCACTAAAGCGATGGTGGTAGCGCAGGAAGGGCGGTTGGGTTACGAGCAATACGCGGGGAAAATTTTCCGCGAATTGGGTTACGATCAGCGAGTTTCAGCCACTTACAACAATGAATTCCGCGAAACAATCAATATTTACGACGTGCCAGTGGCGTATGACCGCCGCGATCCACGTGATTTGGGCGCGTACAACTACGTGGTAACAGAATCGTATGCAATGGATGCGGTTGAAAACGGTATTGATGCCGAGAACCAACCGTTACTGGCAAATATTTACCAAGTACAAAAACGCCGCTGGGAAGAAACCGGGGTAATCACGGCTGTTTCAGAAGACAATATCGACCAAAAACCGTACTTCCTTTACAACACCATTTTCACCGCCGGATTGCCTTGGAATACCACCACCGACAAAGGGGTGCGCTACGACAACCTCAAAACCATTTCGGTGAAAGCCGCAATGTCGATGGCGTTGCTGTTCCCCGATGATCCATACAGTAAGCAACTGGCCTATACCGTAAATACCGCTTACGACCCAGAACGCGGCTGGTATTCGGGCATTTACGAAAACGGCGGCGGCTACAATAAAGCGATTACCGCCAACACCAACGGGATTATTTTGAGCCTGCTGCTGCACAAAAAATACGGTGAATTTTACCCAACGTGCAAACGCTGCCAGCGCGGGATGAAGCTGGACGTAGCCAAAACTCAAACGTGCGATGCTTGCGCGGTTAAATAA
- a CDS encoding ATP-binding protein: MLNSISNALQPETMSAELVARLEKRLERERNARKQAEQLLESKSLELYQANQELRAVADSLEQTVTERTRELVEARDQAMAANRAKSAFLAAMSHEIRTPMNGIIGMTTLLQHTTLESEQRLQVDTILQSAQSLLGIINDILDISRLEAGKLELLDEGFLICDILPNIIATMRTIAVQKQLTLEVCIAEDLPTRLHGDSLRLRQVLLNLVGNAIKFTERGGVQVRISHPGGETLRFEVQDSGVGIPPEKQRKLFHAFSQISRYDQHKQSGTGLGLAISRKLVNLMGGTIGIESTLGAGSTFWFEIPIVDLTAVPPGAVTPITDSTPPRAAVTSNKDQQLARILVVEDHKVNQMVARGMLTKLGYHITLAEDGYQALDYLHTESFALVLMDIQMPGISGVETTRRIRAEFPQLAAMPIIALTANAMKGDELEYLAAGMNDCLTKPIQMDVLATTLRAWCPAIT, translated from the coding sequence ATGTTGAATTCCATATCCAACGCATTGCAGCCTGAAACCATGAGTGCGGAACTGGTCGCACGGCTGGAAAAACGCTTAGAACGCGAACGTAATGCGCGTAAACAAGCGGAGCAATTGCTGGAATCGAAAAGCTTGGAACTGTATCAAGCTAATCAGGAATTACGCGCTGTCGCCGATTCGCTGGAGCAAACCGTGACGGAACGCACCCGCGAATTGGTCGAAGCGCGTGATCAGGCAATGGCTGCTAACCGGGCGAAAAGTGCGTTTCTCGCCGCCATGAGTCACGAAATCCGCACCCCGATGAATGGCATTATCGGTATGACCACCCTATTGCAGCACACCACGCTGGAGTCGGAACAACGCTTGCAGGTTGATACTATTTTGCAATCGGCGCAGTCATTACTGGGCATTATCAACGACATTCTCGACATTTCCCGCTTAGAAGCAGGCAAGCTGGAACTGCTGGATGAAGGCTTCCTGATTTGCGATATTTTACCCAATATCATTGCCACGATGCGTACCATTGCCGTGCAAAAGCAGTTAACGCTGGAGGTCTGCATTGCGGAAGATTTGCCAACACGCTTACACGGCGATTCGCTGCGTTTGCGTCAGGTGTTACTGAATTTAGTGGGTAATGCGATTAAATTTACCGAACGCGGCGGCGTGCAAGTGCGTATTAGCCATCCCGGCGGAGAAACCTTACGCTTTGAAGTGCAAGATTCTGGCGTAGGCATTCCCCCCGAAAAACAGCGCAAACTGTTTCACGCTTTCAGCCAAATCAGCCGTTACGATCAGCACAAACAAAGCGGTACGGGTTTGGGGCTGGCGATTAGCCGTAAACTGGTGAACTTAATGGGCGGCACGATTGGGATCGAAAGTACCTTGGGCGCGGGCAGTACCTTCTGGTTTGAAATCCCGATTGTGGATTTAACCGCCGTGCCACCCGGTGCAGTCACACCGATTACCGACAGCACGCCACCTCGCGCCGCTGTTACCAGCAATAAAGATCAGCAACTCGCCCGCATTTTGGTAGTGGAAGACCACAAGGTTAACCAAATGGTAGCGCGGGGAATGCTCACTAAACTGGGTTATCACATCACGCTGGCGGAAGACGGCTATCAAGCCCTTGATTACCTGCATACCGAAAGCTTCGCGCTGGTGTTAATGGATATTCAAATGCCCGGTATCAGCGGCGTAGAAACTACCCGCCGTATCCGCGCTGAATTTCCGCAACTCGCTGCGATGCCGATCATCGCCTTGACCGCCAACGCCATGAAAGGCGATGAACTGGAATACCTCGCAGCGGGCATGAACGACTGCCTCACCAAACCCATCCAAATGGACGTATTGGCAACCACTTTGCGGGCATGGTGTCCCGCCATAACCTAA
- a CDS encoding heme NO-binding domain-containing protein, whose amino-acid sequence MKGLVFTEFLDMVEQKFSAAMVDDIIDDANLPSGGAYTAVGTYPHSEMLALVQCLSKETRLPIPALVKIFGQHLFGRFVELYPAFFHNTRTAFDFLDSIENYVHIEVRKLYPDAELPSFETTRSDNDQQLVMVYRSQHPFSSLAEGLIEGCLYHYQEPAKIDIRDCSQGRGTHVEFHIQRIAA is encoded by the coding sequence ATGAAAGGTCTGGTTTTTACCGAATTTCTCGACATGGTTGAGCAAAAATTTTCTGCCGCAATGGTGGACGATATTATTGACGATGCCAACCTGCCATCCGGTGGCGCGTATACCGCCGTAGGCACTTACCCGCATTCTGAAATGCTGGCGTTGGTGCAATGCCTATCCAAAGAAACCCGCTTACCGATTCCGGCTTTAGTGAAAATTTTTGGACAACATTTGTTCGGGCGTTTTGTGGAACTGTATCCGGCGTTTTTCCACAATACCCGCACCGCTTTCGATTTTCTGGATTCGATTGAAAATTACGTGCACATCGAAGTGCGCAAACTTTACCCCGATGCGGAATTACCCAGCTTTGAAACTACCCGCAGCGATAACGATCAGCAATTGGTGATGGTGTACCGTTCCCAGCATCCGTTTTCCTCACTCGCCGAAGGTTTGATCGAAGGCTGTCTCTACCATTACCAAGAACCTGCAAAAATCGACATCCGCGATTGTTCGCAAGGCCGGGGCACGCATGTTGAATTCCATATCCAACGCATTGCAGCCTGA
- a CDS encoding Hpt domain-containing protein produces the protein MTITTAHTIDADTYHELQEIMADEFTELLDVFHQDVVAAIDALQQSITQGDSQQVGIICHKLKSSSRLIGAFGMAELARLLEEYKDDQDQIRAMQHWQQLNTTYAEVCVWLNAHAPIVTALSA, from the coding sequence ATGACAATAACGACAGCCCACACCATTGATGCGGATACTTACCACGAACTGCAAGAAATCATGGCAGACGAATTTACCGAACTGCTGGACGTTTTCCACCAGGATGTGGTTGCCGCCATCGACGCTTTACAGCAAAGCATTACCCAAGGTGATAGCCAACAAGTCGGCATTATTTGCCACAAACTCAAGTCCAGCAGCCGCCTGATTGGTGCATTCGGCATGGCAGAGCTGGCACGCTTGCTGGAAGAATACAAAGACGATCAAGATCAAATCCGCGCTATGCAACACTGGCAACAGCTCAACACCACTTACGCCGAAGTTTGTGTGTGGCTGAATGCCCACGCGCCAATCGTTACCGCCCTATCCGCATAA
- a CDS encoding PP2C family protein-serine/threonine phosphatase, whose protein sequence is MNILVVDDARDMQLILRRILTLMGHHVVLADHGEAAWELIQQQHFQLVISDWVMPFMDGPTLCRTIRAASLPHYVYIILLTGMSGKQNLIQGMEAGADDFATKPIVREELEVRLRAAQRVLDLEHRLEDKNRHLESVNHSLSAAQRLIQSDLERAAVLQTGVLPSQKNFGRVSVDWFFQPAQYIGGDTFNYFPLNDDLFFFYSIDVSGHGIASALLSMCLQTLLSATSELHCLTELNAEAIANVPSRLAARLNQHLHEKLDTGDHYLTMIMGVVDTQQERLHFVQAGHPQPFLYTPGTSGLVQVECTGFPIGLLPEVEYETISVPFPSGSRFVLYSDGLLELPTAHDELLTETGLLQALQASIGQPVNTLIEPLRVQLGLDQAVQTRPDDISLLIMELH, encoded by the coding sequence ATGAATATCCTAGTGGTAGATGATGCCAGAGATATGCAGTTGATTCTGCGCCGCATCTTGACCCTGATGGGACATCATGTGGTACTCGCGGATCACGGTGAAGCCGCGTGGGAGCTGATCCAACAACAGCATTTTCAACTGGTGATTAGCGATTGGGTAATGCCGTTTATGGACGGCCCCACCTTATGCCGCACTATTCGCGCGGCGAGCTTACCGCATTACGTGTACATTATTTTGCTCACGGGTATGTCAGGCAAGCAAAATCTGATCCAAGGTATGGAAGCGGGTGCGGATGATTTCGCCACCAAGCCGATTGTGCGTGAAGAGCTGGAAGTACGCCTGCGTGCAGCCCAGCGTGTGCTGGATCTGGAACACCGTCTGGAAGATAAAAACCGTCATTTGGAAAGTGTTAATCACTCCTTATCCGCTGCGCAACGCTTGATTCAAAGTGATTTGGAACGCGCCGCAGTGTTGCAGACGGGGGTATTGCCGAGTCAGAAAAACTTTGGGCGGGTAAGCGTCGATTGGTTTTTCCAGCCTGCGCAATACATTGGCGGCGATACTTTTAACTATTTTCCGTTAAATGATGATTTGTTCTTTTTTTATTCGATTGATGTTTCCGGGCATGGTATCGCATCGGCGTTGCTGTCGATGTGTTTACAAACCTTGCTGAGTGCAACCAGTGAATTGCATTGTTTGACCGAGTTAAATGCGGAGGCGATTGCAAACGTGCCATCGCGTTTGGCAGCCCGCTTGAATCAGCATTTACACGAAAAGCTGGATACCGGGGATCACTATTTAACCATGATCATGGGTGTGGTCGATACCCAGCAAGAGCGGTTACATTTTGTGCAAGCAGGGCATCCGCAGCCATTTTTATACACGCCGGGAACCAGCGGATTGGTACAGGTCGAGTGTACTGGGTTTCCGATAGGTTTATTGCCGGAGGTGGAATACGAAACCATTAGCGTGCCGTTTCCGAGTGGTAGCCGGTTTGTGTTGTATTCCGACGGGTTACTGGAATTGCCGACAGCGCACGATGAATTGTTAACCGAAACAGGATTGTTGCAAGCCTTGCAAGCCTCCATCGGGCAGCCGGTGAATACATTGATTGAGCCGTTGCGGGTACAGCTAGGGTTGGATCAGGCGGTGCAAACGCGCCCTGATGATATTTCTTTGCTGATTATGGAGCTGCACTGA
- a CDS encoding response regulator, giving the protein MNSTLELVSVQYALALLIGQDLDLRSMLRKFLPPALKLLNCRSGYIWLHNGITPSENHTAPAPTYSYPAVRGSIEQDSPLLATRIQQIASQQWRVKRPGEILTLDANHYHFMPLGDNGLLVLVRDPPLPETYLLALGLVLKRLETACLACQQHAFLEEARAEALKAKAHAEQASKAKSEFLAMISHEIRTPMNGIIGLTDLMLYSEVSETQREYLGMIKSSSNALLDIINEILDFSRIEAGSFDLINAPFALRPLLQDTFTPLRMQALEKQLDFHWEVAADVPDLIAGDSGRLRQVMINLVGNAIKFTERGAIRITISEQSGAPNDKVRLLFAVHDTGIGISPERQASIFQPFQQADNSITRRYGGTGLGLTISAQLIGMMGGHLQVESDAGQGSIFHFDLLLEVAAQAVQPQPVTTSTLALSTRPLHVLLAEDNPVNRMLAVRLLNKAGHQVTVAENGREALQAWEINPPDVILMDVQMPEMDGLEATRLIRTAEQHQQLARTPIIALTANAMHSDKMHCLQTGMDDFLSKPFKVQALLEVLQRACPVSAAP; this is encoded by the coding sequence ATGAATTCAACCTTGGAATTGGTGTCGGTTCAGTACGCCCTCGCCTTACTGATTGGGCAAGATTTGGATTTGCGCAGTATGTTACGCAAATTCCTGCCGCCCGCACTGAAATTGCTGAACTGCCGCAGCGGTTACATTTGGTTGCACAACGGTATTACCCCGTCGGAAAATCATACTGCCCCCGCCCCCACCTACAGTTACCCCGCAGTACGCGGCTCGATTGAGCAAGATAGCCCACTGCTGGCAACCCGCATCCAGCAGATCGCCAGCCAACAATGGCGCGTCAAAAGACCGGGGGAAATCCTGACATTGGACGCAAACCACTACCACTTCATGCCGCTGGGGGATAATGGTTTACTGGTCTTGGTGCGTGACCCACCGCTGCCGGAAACTTACTTACTCGCACTAGGCTTGGTGTTAAAACGCTTGGAAACCGCGTGTCTGGCCTGTCAACAACACGCTTTTCTGGAAGAAGCCCGCGCCGAAGCCCTCAAAGCCAAAGCCCACGCCGAACAAGCCAGCAAAGCCAAAAGCGAATTTCTGGCAATGATCAGCCACGAAATCCGCACCCCGATGAATGGCATTATTGGCCTCACCGATTTAATGCTGTACAGCGAAGTTTCAGAAACGCAGCGCGAATACTTGGGGATGATTAAATCATCATCCAATGCCTTGCTCGACATTATCAATGAAATCCTCGACTTCTCACGTATTGAAGCCGGAAGCTTTGACCTGATTAACGCCCCCTTCGCGCTGCGCCCGCTATTGCAGGACACCTTTACCCCGTTACGGATGCAGGCACTGGAAAAGCAACTCGATTTCCATTGGGAAGTCGCCGCCGACGTGCCGGATTTAATCGCTGGCGATAGCGGACGTTTACGTCAAGTGATGATTAATTTGGTGGGTAATGCGATTAAATTCACCGAACGTGGCGCGATACGCATCACAATTAGCGAGCAAAGCGGTGCGCCCAACGACAAAGTCCGGCTATTGTTTGCGGTACACGATACCGGCATTGGTATTTCCCCGGAAAGGCAGGCCAGCATCTTCCAGCCGTTTCAACAAGCGGATAACTCCATCACCCGGCGTTATGGCGGCACGGGTTTGGGCTTAACCATTTCCGCGCAATTGATTGGAATGATGGGCGGGCATTTACAGGTGGAAAGCGACGCAGGACAAGGCAGCATTTTCCACTTTGACCTATTGTTAGAAGTCGCCGCGCAAGCCGTACAACCACAACCTGTCACCACCAGCACACTAGCGTTAAGCACACGCCCGTTACACGTATTACTGGCGGAAGATAATCCGGTAAATCGGATGTTGGCGGTGCGTTTATTAAACAAAGCAGGTCATCAAGTCACTGTCGCAGAAAACGGTCGTGAAGCCCTGCAAGCGTGGGAAATCAACCCGCCGGACGTAATTTTAATGGATGTGCAAATGCCAGAAATGGATGGCTTAGAAGCCACACGCCTGATCCGCACCGCAGAACAACACCAGCAATTAGCACGCACCCCAATTATCGCCTTGACCGCAAATGCCATGCACAGCGACAAAATGCATTGCCTGCAAACCGGAATGGACGACTTCCTGAGCAAGCCGTTTAAGGTACAGGCATTGCTAGAGGTGCTACAACGCGCCTGTCCTGTCAGTGCAGCTCCATAA